A DNA window from Paenibacillus sp. HWE-109 contains the following coding sequences:
- a CDS encoding fibronectin type III domain-containing protein, protein MMILIRKVSKLTVAFLFLCTLLLVWQRDVRVAANEIWHPIDTNPHGVIGSALDLSFMNEAPAGKHGFVKIDEEGNYYFENEPSRKVRFYGANLVNASLFTPDEQAKAIADRMAQMGYNVIRIHGQDWMQTWAQGIFEQPTSTTVELNLTKLDRLEYLIAQLKLRGIYVSIDILTFFDMSMVPDLAPYAGNNYASNILVQLMPAAYEVWQSAAQKWLTHINPYTGLALKDDPVLIGVSPWNEGLLANVNLTSSTFKPALRQWLLTDFNQFLSTKNLPAATSFPSNYWAVSGDAQNQLAAYMSDKTLTAYEQMKSYLQNTLSIKVPIGGMNYLDSPLVSSWRTQADIYETHMYHALVQTKFSDSSGTGLLYNPLKFPRLSTTFSAATAASYVKSFDTDSPYFYYYPALSLRQQYKKPFALTEFNDGLPVAGREEIGIMTSALGAYQNWDLMNRFEFGGELNGNELVEDIPYGQNWLMIAGDPLGIVSEVESSLLFRNNALQASTPKFVIVRDRTWSQTQGQANQFADSIENLSYIPHLFNTQTVYAETGVTFAVYKVTPDVTSQQISSGNLPTANKLYLTPDMSFKETAEVFINSLDDAALKIKMLANLNQNKLVSDTGELLFDLNLNTYQVDTTKTIAAVGTLNNHNFTFNQAEVTATSERGTFFASSLDEKSLGSSNRILAMYTTDVKGTGEQSVAQADGSVKFYKGTLPTLSQLGTAQFRLNTSRQADGYKAYQLAMNGERIAELPVFPTANGIGVQLATDKGFAFELVYAPLLDDDFEQSNLHNWQDINGWGTWNQISNSVTNHVYANIDDTKGGLKLLTGLSGWTDYSVSSDILVDDWKAEVGIIARYVNPQNYYYLSYNSQYQILQICRIQNGVQSVLKTKWLASPMTTGDFHRFKLEAKGSLLTGYLDGVEKLSVSDTVFTSGKAGLFAHLQKAQYDNFVVMGMDAVPPTAPGNVTGEALNSSQVNLAWSASTDAGGAVTQYQIYRDGTQIASLGAQSLTFTDSGLSQGTTYTYMIKATDVAGNISVASNSVNVTTFDTLMQDDFERGNLNSWKDVNGWGTWSLRSDGSANHVYSNNDETKGGLKLVAGQSSWTDYTVSADMKVDTWHSEAGLVARYRDSNNYYYVSYNSTYRILQICRMVNGAQTVLATKWLATPPTTGASHRIAFSVQGSSLFALLDGELALTATDATFGNGKIGFFAHLQKVSFDNVKVK, encoded by the coding sequence ATGATGATATTAATACGAAAAGTTTCTAAGTTGACAGTTGCTTTCTTATTCCTGTGCACACTTTTGCTGGTATGGCAGCGGGATGTACGGGTCGCTGCGAATGAGATCTGGCATCCAATCGATACAAATCCACATGGCGTGATCGGCAGCGCACTGGATTTATCGTTTATGAATGAGGCTCCCGCAGGCAAACATGGATTTGTGAAAATCGATGAAGAGGGCAACTACTATTTTGAGAATGAGCCTAGTCGGAAAGTGCGCTTCTATGGGGCAAACCTGGTCAATGCGTCCTTGTTTACACCTGATGAACAAGCAAAAGCTATTGCTGATCGAATGGCACAAATGGGCTATAACGTTATCCGCATCCATGGGCAGGATTGGATGCAGACATGGGCGCAAGGGATCTTCGAGCAGCCAACCTCAACAACCGTTGAACTTAATCTGACGAAGCTTGATCGACTTGAATACTTGATTGCGCAACTCAAATTGCGTGGCATTTATGTCTCTATTGATATCTTAACTTTCTTCGACATGTCGATGGTGCCCGATCTAGCTCCATATGCTGGAAATAATTATGCATCCAACATCTTAGTCCAGTTGATGCCGGCTGCTTATGAGGTATGGCAATCGGCAGCGCAGAAATGGCTAACACACATTAATCCGTATACGGGCTTAGCTCTGAAGGACGATCCCGTATTGATTGGTGTCAGTCCGTGGAACGAAGGGCTGCTTGCCAATGTAAATTTGACCAGTTCTACGTTCAAGCCTGCTTTGCGGCAATGGTTGCTGACGGATTTCAATCAGTTTCTGAGTACGAAAAACTTGCCAGCAGCCACTTCATTTCCAAGTAATTATTGGGCTGTAAGTGGTGATGCACAGAATCAGCTGGCTGCATATATGTCGGATAAAACGTTAACTGCCTATGAACAGATGAAAAGTTATTTGCAAAATACGCTGAGTATAAAGGTTCCAATTGGCGGAATGAACTATTTAGACAGCCCATTGGTCAGCAGTTGGCGTACGCAAGCAGATATCTATGAGACCCATATGTATCATGCCTTGGTGCAAACCAAGTTCTCGGATAGCAGCGGAACGGGACTGCTCTATAATCCACTGAAATTTCCGCGTCTCAGTACAACATTTTCAGCGGCAACCGCAGCCAGTTATGTGAAATCTTTTGATACAGATAGTCCGTATTTCTATTATTATCCTGCGCTTTCTTTGCGTCAGCAGTATAAGAAGCCGTTCGCGCTAACGGAGTTTAACGACGGACTACCAGTTGCCGGCCGAGAAGAGATTGGCATTATGACCAGCGCACTTGGTGCCTATCAGAATTGGGATCTCATGAATCGTTTTGAGTTTGGCGGTGAATTGAATGGAAATGAACTCGTCGAAGATATTCCGTATGGACAAAATTGGTTGATGATTGCCGGGGACCCGCTTGGCATCGTATCCGAAGTTGAATCCTCGCTGTTGTTCCGCAATAATGCCCTGCAAGCCAGCACGCCGAAATTCGTCATTGTCCGTGATCGGACATGGTCGCAGACGCAGGGGCAAGCGAATCAATTTGCAGATAGCATTGAGAATTTATCGTATATCCCGCATTTATTTAATACGCAGACGGTCTATGCTGAAACAGGGGTAACCTTTGCTGTTTATAAAGTTACGCCGGATGTTACTTCCCAGCAAATCTCAAGCGGCAATCTACCAACTGCGAACAAGCTGTACCTAACGCCTGACATGAGTTTTAAAGAAACAGCGGAGGTATTCATTAATTCGTTAGACGACGCTGCGCTTAAAATCAAGATGCTGGCAAATTTGAATCAGAATAAATTAGTTTCAGATACCGGAGAACTCCTCTTTGATCTTAATTTGAATACATATCAAGTGGATACAACCAAAACGATTGCTGCTGTTGGCACCCTGAACAATCATAACTTTACATTCAATCAAGCGGAAGTAACGGCAACTAGCGAGAGAGGAACGTTCTTCGCTTCTTCATTGGATGAGAAGTCGCTTGGCAGCAGCAACCGCATCTTGGCTATGTATACGACGGATGTTAAAGGAACAGGTGAGCAAAGCGTTGCACAAGCAGATGGATCAGTGAAATTCTACAAGGGTACATTGCCAACCTTATCCCAATTGGGAACAGCACAATTTCGCTTAAATACATCGCGCCAAGCGGATGGATACAAAGCATATCAATTGGCGATGAATGGCGAGCGGATTGCTGAACTTCCAGTCTTTCCAACTGCGAATGGTATTGGTGTGCAGCTAGCGACAGACAAAGGTTTCGCATTCGAGCTTGTCTATGCGCCACTGCTTGATGATGATTTTGAACAAAGCAATCTTCATAATTGGCAAGATATCAACGGCTGGGGGACGTGGAACCAGATTAGCAATAGCGTTACCAATCACGTTTATGCCAATATTGATGATACCAAAGGCGGGCTCAAACTGCTTACAGGTCTAAGCGGTTGGACGGATTACAGCGTGAGCTCAGACATCCTTGTGGACGATTGGAAAGCCGAAGTCGGGATAATTGCCAGATATGTAAACCCGCAGAACTATTATTATTTATCTTATAATTCGCAATACCAGATCCTGCAGATCTGCCGTATCCAGAACGGCGTGCAGTCAGTACTCAAGACGAAATGGTTGGCTTCGCCAATGACAACAGGGGATTTTCATCGATTCAAGCTTGAAGCCAAAGGAAGCCTATTGACGGGTTATTTGGACGGCGTGGAGAAATTATCCGTATCGGATACCGTCTTTACGAGTGGAAAGGCAGGACTGTTCGCACATTTGCAGAAAGCGCAGTACGATAATTTTGTTGTAATGGGTATGGATGCCGTACCTCCTACAGCGCCAGGTAATGTCACCGGCGAGGCACTTAACAGTTCACAAGTGAATTTGGCGTGGAGTGCATCGACTGATGCTGGGGGGGCCGTGACACAGTACCAAATCTACCGCGATGGCACGCAAATTGCTTCGCTTGGCGCGCAGTCCCTAACGTTTACGGATAGTGGCTTGTCGCAAGGAACAACTTACACATACATGATTAAAGCGACCGATGTCGCAGGCAATATATCCGTGGCTAGTAATTCAGTCAACGTGACGACGTTCGATACGCTGATGCAGGACGATTTTGAACGGGGGAATTTGAACAGTTGGAAGGACGTCAATGGTTGGGGGACGTGGAGCCTAAGATCTGACGGCAGTGCCAACCATGTTTACAGCAATAATGATGAAACGAAGGGCGGTTTAAAGCTTGTGGCAGGCCAAAGCTCTTGGACCGACTACACGGTCAGCGCTGATATGAAGGTAGACACTTGGCATTCAGAAGCGGGGCTTGTCGCCAGATACAGAGACAGCAATAACTATTATTATGTTTCTTATAATTCGACCTACCGTATTTTGCAAATTTGCCGTATGGTCAATGGCGCACAGACTGTGCTGGCGACTAAATGGCTGGCAACGCCGCCGACGACAGGTGCAAGTCATCGCATTGCCTTTTCAGTTCAGGGCAGCTCCTTATTCGCGTTACTGGACGGTGAACTTGCTCTAACCGCAACTGACGCGACATTCGGCAATGGGAAAATCGGATTTTTCGCGCATTTGCAGAAAGTTAGTTTCGATAATGTGAAAGTAAAATAG
- a CDS encoding DoxX family protein, which translates to MTRNISKGRLWTGRVLSWIAILFMLFDGSMKLIKPAVVVESTVSLGFQEHHIVVIGILGLLATILYAIPRTTILGAILLTGYFGGVIATQLRMDAPLFSTLLFSVYLAILVWGGLWLRNEQVRKLFLS; encoded by the coding sequence ATGACAAGAAACATATCCAAAGGACGTTTGTGGACAGGTAGAGTATTGAGCTGGATTGCAATTTTATTTATGCTTTTTGACGGTAGCATGAAATTGATCAAGCCCGCAGTGGTCGTAGAATCGACGGTTTCACTCGGGTTCCAGGAGCATCATATCGTTGTGATCGGTATATTGGGGCTGTTGGCTACGATTCTTTATGCCATTCCCCGTACGACGATTTTGGGTGCAATTTTGTTAACCGGTTATTTTGGCGGCGTGATCGCTACACAATTACGGATGGATGCTCCGCTTTTCTCGACCCTTTTATTTTCGGTGTATTTGGCAATCTTGGTTTGGGGAGGCCTTTGGCTGCGGAATGAGCAAGTGCGCAAACTTTTTTTATCGTAA
- the rpmF gene encoding 50S ribosomal protein L32 produces MAVPQRRTSKTRRDKRRTHFKLEVPGMVKCEQCGEFKLSHRVCKNCGSYKGREIIKAQ; encoded by the coding sequence ATGGCTGTTCCTCAAAGAAGAACGTCCAAAACACGTCGCGATAAGCGCCGTACTCACTTTAAACTGGAAGTTCCAGGTATGGTGAAGTGTGAACAATGTGGAGAATTCAAACTTTCCCACCGTGTTTGCAAAAACTGCGGTTCATATAAAGGCAGAGAGATTATTAAAGCTCAATAA
- a CDS encoding alpha/beta-type small acid-soluble spore protein translates to MANNNNTLVVPQAKAALNQIKLEVAQELGIPLQPNGYNGNLATRDAGAIGGNITKRLVQIAEQQLTGYTR, encoded by the coding sequence ATGGCTAACAATAACAACACATTAGTAGTTCCACAGGCAAAAGCAGCTTTAAATCAAATTAAACTGGAAGTCGCACAAGAACTTGGAATTCCGCTGCAACCAAATGGTTACAACGGCAACCTTGCTACACGGGATGCAGGCGCTATTGGCGGCAATATCACGAAAAGATTAGTGCAAATTGCTGAGCAGCAACTTACTGGCTACACGCGCTAA
- a CDS encoding bifunctional 4-hydroxy-2-oxoglutarate aldolase/2-dehydro-3-deoxy-phosphogluconate aldolase — MNREKGLLEIERTRIIAIVRGVEEQHMAFVADALLQGGVTVMEITLNTPGALTMITQLQEKLGDQMYIGAGTVLDLDDAKRAIAAGAAFIVTPNTDEEVIRFAHSQQIPIFPGALTPTEIVKAWKAGATAVKVFPSASLGLTYIKELMGPLSHIPMMAVGGVTEENIHEFLQIGCYGLGIGGSLINLPQIQAGNYAWITNKASRLLAASKG, encoded by the coding sequence ATGAATCGTGAAAAAGGATTACTTGAAATTGAACGCACCCGAATCATTGCCATTGTCAGAGGTGTCGAAGAACAACATATGGCATTCGTAGCTGACGCTTTGCTGCAAGGTGGCGTGACGGTCATGGAAATTACCTTGAATACGCCTGGCGCTCTAACCATGATTACTCAACTGCAAGAAAAGCTTGGAGATCAGATGTACATAGGTGCAGGCACTGTTCTTGATTTGGACGATGCCAAACGCGCTATAGCTGCTGGCGCTGCTTTCATCGTGACACCCAACACCGATGAGGAAGTCATTCGTTTTGCTCACAGTCAACAAATCCCCATCTTCCCAGGCGCTCTAACGCCAACGGAAATTGTGAAAGCTTGGAAAGCCGGCGCGACAGCAGTCAAAGTATTCCCAAGCGCCAGCCTTGGCCTCACGTATATCAAAGAACTGATGGGACCTCTCTCCCATATTCCTATGATGGCCGTTGGCGGTGTTACCGAAGAAAACATCCACGAATTTCTGCAAATCGGCTGTTATGGCTTAGGCATTGGCGGCTCACTCATTAATCTTCCACAAATTCAAGCTGGCAACTACGCATGGATTACAAATAAAGCATCACGCTTGCTTGCTGCGTCCAAGGGCTAA
- a CDS encoding ABC transporter permease yields MDIGEGATRIVNSVSLKGIRRNWELYLLILPALVYVIVFDYIPMYGVQIAFKDFNAVQGIWGSPWVGLQHFERFFQGYYFQRLLTNTVLISVYYLIISFPLSIMFALLINEIRQVMFKKTVQLVTYAPHFISTVVLVGMMAIFLSPKTGLVNQFILWAGGTPIDFMAEPSWFKSLYVFSGVWQNIGWNSILFIAALAGVDPQQHESATLEGASKLQRIWHINVPAIMPTVMILFIMQCGQIMAVGFEKVFLMQNDVNISASDIISTYVYRSGVLGAQYSFSAAVGLFNSVINLILLIVVNRISKRLTDTSLW; encoded by the coding sequence ATGGATATCGGAGAGGGGGCAACCAGAATTGTGAACAGCGTATCGCTTAAAGGAATCAGACGAAATTGGGAATTATACCTATTGATCTTGCCAGCCCTTGTGTATGTTATCGTGTTTGATTACATTCCCATGTATGGCGTCCAAATTGCTTTCAAAGACTTCAACGCCGTGCAAGGAATATGGGGAAGTCCTTGGGTGGGACTGCAGCATTTTGAACGATTTTTTCAAGGGTATTACTTCCAAAGGCTGTTGACGAATACGGTGTTGATTAGCGTGTACTACTTAATTATCAGCTTTCCGCTGTCAATCATGTTCGCGCTGTTAATTAATGAAATTAGGCAAGTTATGTTCAAGAAGACGGTACAGCTTGTCACGTATGCGCCTCATTTCATTTCAACCGTAGTCCTGGTAGGGATGATGGCGATTTTCCTTTCCCCAAAAACAGGGTTAGTGAATCAATTCATCCTATGGGCAGGAGGAACTCCGATTGATTTTATGGCGGAGCCTTCATGGTTCAAGTCGTTGTATGTGTTTTCAGGTGTATGGCAGAACATAGGCTGGAATTCCATCCTGTTCATCGCGGCATTGGCCGGCGTTGATCCGCAGCAGCATGAATCGGCCACACTGGAAGGAGCCAGCAAGCTCCAGCGTATCTGGCATATCAATGTGCCGGCGATTATGCCAACGGTGATGATCCTGTTTATTATGCAATGCGGGCAAATTATGGCCGTAGGCTTCGAGAAAGTGTTCTTGATGCAAAATGATGTAAACATCAGCGCATCCGATATTATATCCACTTATGTGTATCGATCGGGCGTGTTGGGGGCTCAGTACAGCTTCTCTGCGGCGGTAGGATTGTTCAATTCAGTCATCAACTTAATCTTGTTAATCGTAGTGAATCGAATTTCGAAAAGGCTGACGGATACAAGCCTATGGTAA
- a CDS encoding carbohydrate ABC transporter permease produces MGRLAQTRGDSVFDVVNVVILSLVTMLVLYPLVFVLSASFSSPAAVVEGQVWLLPKQINVQSYIRVFQDDGIMRGYINTLIYTCVGTTLNLLLTIGAAYPLSRKDFVGRHVLTIIFVITMFFSGGLIPTYLLIKNLGLINTIWAIIIPGAVSMWNIIIMRTFFQAIPVELQESAQIDGCSNFRMLISIILPLSMPVIAVMLLFYGIGHWNSFFNALIYLSDSQKYPLQLILRQILLQNQMGNMVSGSEASVDQIMLTEGLKYAVIIVSSLPVLLLYPFLQRYFVKGVMIGAIKG; encoded by the coding sequence GTGGGCAGACTAGCGCAAACCAGAGGAGATAGCGTATTCGATGTTGTCAATGTTGTGATATTAAGTTTAGTAACAATGCTTGTTCTCTATCCACTTGTATTCGTATTAAGTGCTTCATTCAGCAGTCCGGCCGCTGTGGTTGAAGGTCAAGTATGGCTGCTGCCCAAGCAGATCAACGTGCAATCCTATATCCGAGTTTTCCAAGATGACGGGATTATGAGAGGATATATCAATACATTGATTTATACTTGTGTAGGCACGACGCTTAATCTACTTTTAACCATAGGCGCTGCTTATCCTCTGTCACGTAAAGATTTTGTAGGTCGTCATGTTTTGACCATTATCTTTGTCATAACGATGTTTTTCAGCGGCGGGTTGATTCCAACCTACTTGTTAATCAAGAACCTCGGTTTGATTAATACCATTTGGGCGATTATTATTCCGGGTGCCGTATCGATGTGGAATATTATTATAATGCGAACTTTTTTTCAGGCGATTCCGGTTGAACTGCAAGAGTCAGCCCAGATCGATGGATGCTCGAATTTCCGCATGCTCATAAGCATCATCCTTCCGCTGTCGATGCCGGTTATAGCCGTCATGCTCTTGTTTTATGGAATCGGCCACTGGAATTCTTTTTTCAATGCACTTATCTACTTGTCGGATTCTCAGAAATATCCACTGCAATTAATTCTTAGACAGATTCTTTTGCAAAATCAGATGGGCAACATGGTTAGTGGCTCCGAAGCTTCAGTGGACCAAATCATGCTGACAGAAGGTTTGAAATATGCCGTCATTATCGTTTCCAGTCTGCCGGTATTACTGTTATATCCATTTCTCCAACGTTACTTCGTCAAAGGAGTTATGATTGGAGCTATCAAAGGCTAA
- a CDS encoding extracellular solute-binding protein, translating into MLHLKSIKTAFVVIMATSLLSACSNTDKATPSVQPAKASKTLNETGMPIVKQPITLRMMAGQSPLQGEWKDKLLWKEAEKKTGIHIDWNLVPQASLEEKKNLLLATNDIPDAFYGGGINSQDMITYGQQGLFIPLNDLIDKYAPNFSKILKANPEVLKGITAPDGKIYGLPKMSSNITHRIGTKMFINQKWLDEAGKKMPATTDELYDVLKAFKAKDPERIPLSSTDINNTLRSLAGAWGLYSRGNANAYVDYDDKAGVMRFMQTDPKYKDLLTYMNKLYAEGLLDKEIFTNNATILTAKISKGLVGGFANINVVPAGQLKANYAGLGAALKGPAGDQNWGGISPVLQNQGAFVITKNNKEPEATMRWADYFLDGEGAVLYWMGVEGKTFEMKDGKYRFVQDIVNNKDGLTLDQTISRELVSPFSVHPIVREERFAWDTGEGMPEVIAAANNLKPFVPKEIWPAFLFTKEENDRLKALSNDIHTYVGEMQTQFIMGKAPFSKWDEYVATIKKMGLDEYMKIHKDAYDRYKRN; encoded by the coding sequence ATGCTGCATCTTAAATCCATTAAAACCGCTTTCGTTGTTATTATGGCGACAAGCCTGCTCTCGGCCTGTTCCAATACAGATAAGGCAACACCGTCCGTGCAACCTGCTAAAGCAAGCAAGACATTGAATGAAACGGGTATGCCAATCGTGAAGCAGCCGATTACGCTTCGGATGATGGCGGGCCAATCGCCGCTTCAAGGGGAATGGAAGGATAAGCTCCTCTGGAAGGAAGCGGAGAAAAAAACGGGCATTCATATCGATTGGAACCTGGTTCCGCAAGCGAGCTTGGAAGAGAAGAAGAACCTCCTGCTGGCGACCAATGATATTCCTGATGCTTTCTACGGCGGAGGGATTAATTCACAGGACATGATTACGTATGGACAACAAGGTTTATTCATTCCATTGAATGATCTGATAGATAAATACGCGCCTAACTTCTCCAAAATTCTCAAAGCAAATCCAGAAGTGCTCAAAGGAATCACAGCACCTGATGGCAAAATTTATGGACTTCCCAAAATGTCCTCCAATATCACGCACCGGATTGGCACGAAGATGTTCATTAATCAGAAATGGCTGGATGAAGCAGGAAAGAAAATGCCTGCAACAACGGATGAGCTCTACGATGTGCTCAAAGCCTTCAAGGCCAAAGATCCGGAGCGCATTCCGCTGAGCAGCACGGATATCAATAATACCCTGCGTTCTTTAGCAGGAGCATGGGGACTTTACAGCCGCGGCAATGCGAACGCTTACGTCGACTACGATGATAAAGCTGGGGTAATGCGGTTTATGCAAACCGATCCGAAATACAAAGATTTGCTGACCTACATGAACAAACTGTATGCGGAAGGCTTGCTGGATAAAGAAATTTTCACCAACAATGCAACGATCCTTACCGCCAAAATCTCCAAAGGACTTGTAGGCGGGTTTGCCAATATTAATGTCGTGCCAGCAGGACAATTGAAAGCGAATTATGCTGGTTTGGGCGCTGCGCTGAAAGGTCCAGCTGGCGATCAGAACTGGGGAGGCATCAGCCCTGTCCTGCAAAACCAAGGTGCTTTCGTTATCACTAAGAACAACAAAGAGCCGGAAGCCACGATGCGTTGGGCGGATTACTTTCTGGATGGCGAGGGAGCCGTTCTCTACTGGATGGGCGTAGAAGGCAAGACTTTCGAAATGAAGGATGGCAAATATCGCTTTGTTCAGGACATTGTGAACAACAAAGACGGTCTGACTCTGGATCAAACGATTTCCCGCGAGCTTGTTTCACCATTTTCTGTACACCCTATTGTTCGTGAAGAGCGGTTTGCTTGGGATACCGGAGAAGGCATGCCGGAAGTTATCGCAGCAGCCAACAACTTGAAGCCGTTCGTGCCGAAAGAAATATGGCCTGCGTTCTTGTTCACCAAGGAAGAGAATGATCGCCTTAAAGCGCTGAGCAACGATATCCACACGTATGTGGGTGAAATGCAGACCCAATTCATTATGGGAAAAGCGCCGTTCTCCAAGTGGGATGAATATGTAGCGACAATCAAGAAAATGGGATTGGACGAATATATGAAGATCCATAAAGACGCTTATGATCGCTACAAACGCAACTAG
- a CDS encoding sialidase family protein yields the protein MRPNYDLALDGAAIQPVNGERYQVRQWQGIPGIECAPDHRLWAAFYSGGKGEGPNNYVALVKSEDRGQTWSDLLYVIDPPDQVRAFDPCLWKDPAGRLWVFWSQSFGWYDGRCGVWASVCADPGADEVVWSSPKRIADGIMMNKPTVLKSGEWLLPIAVWACHESPLNELPEQAFSNVYVSTDEGATFQLRGSADIPNRHFDEHMLVERADGSLWMLVRTFYGIGESVSLDGGRSWSPGKPTALGGPSSRFFIRRLQSGRLLLVNHYGFKGRSHLTAMLSEDDGLTWNSGLVLDERSDISYPDGVEDREGLIYIIYDREREKAKEIVMAVFTEDDIKAGTCVTENAALKQLVNKASN from the coding sequence ATGAGACCCAATTATGATTTGGCGTTGGACGGGGCGGCGATTCAGCCCGTGAACGGCGAACGCTACCAAGTTCGCCAGTGGCAAGGTATCCCCGGTATCGAATGCGCACCGGACCATAGGTTGTGGGCAGCATTCTATAGCGGAGGCAAAGGAGAAGGCCCCAATAATTATGTCGCTCTCGTGAAAAGCGAGGATCGCGGACAGACCTGGTCGGATCTGCTTTATGTGATCGATCCGCCGGATCAGGTGCGGGCTTTCGATCCTTGCTTGTGGAAGGACCCTGCAGGACGCTTGTGGGTATTCTGGTCCCAAAGCTTTGGCTGGTACGACGGACGCTGTGGGGTGTGGGCTTCCGTCTGCGCGGATCCGGGAGCTGACGAGGTTGTCTGGTCTAGCCCGAAGCGTATTGCCGATGGTATTATGATGAATAAACCAACGGTGCTGAAGAGCGGAGAATGGCTGCTCCCGATTGCTGTATGGGCATGCCACGAATCACCGCTGAACGAATTGCCTGAGCAAGCCTTTTCGAATGTGTATGTGTCGACCGATGAGGGAGCAACCTTCCAACTGCGAGGTTCTGCGGACATTCCGAATCGTCACTTCGACGAGCATATGCTTGTTGAACGTGCGGACGGAAGTCTCTGGATGCTGGTCAGAACGTTCTATGGCATCGGGGAAAGTGTCTCGCTGGACGGCGGACGTTCCTGGTCGCCTGGCAAGCCGACTGCGCTTGGCGGTCCGAGCTCGCGTTTCTTCATACGCAGACTGCAATCAGGCCGTTTGCTGCTGGTTAACCATTATGGCTTCAAAGGGCGAAGCCACCTGACCGCCATGCTGTCCGAGGATGATGGACTCACGTGGAATAGCGGGTTGGTTCTGGATGAAAGATCAGATATTTCTTACCCGGATGGCGTAGAGGATCGGGAAGGTCTTATTTACATCATTTATGACAGGGAACGGGAGAAAGCCAAGGAAATAGTAATGGCCGTGTTTACCGAAGATGATATAAAGGCAGGGACATGTGTGACGGAAAATGCTGCCTTGAAGCAATTGGTTAATAAAGCCAGCAATTAA